The following proteins come from a genomic window of Henningerozyma blattae CBS 6284 chromosome 4, complete genome:
- the TBLA0D05660 gene encoding uncharacterized protein (similar to Saccharomyces cerevisiae YJL132W; ancestral locus Anc_1.221), whose amino-acid sequence MSKRLKIFLFPLYYLIYLANLADCAGVISHLTFLARATPKYFEEYSPWYKAGAFFPDALYSCNNNKQWTDFAEASHWPPFLLNGIKLWKAKYGYNEQVRSSQDSKKLQAFLTGVLTHQISDTSWHSLVDNYRDHGLIKVLSELEFQGNIDKAHNFVDFFGDFVELNSVIRKIDQENWDHYTNTNWSLPKENDIMELLDMNGLSRKQITYNELKMCVIQRGLVASKSEMLTVSNKNHLPLKLAYNSCPRIRNFLQDHWMGGGLDIISMIRNCVTQFELLFRTEFIEDSQFLDTIQFCQNLPTVHNNEASSFHITTALNNRIHISPDNLEPSNFGESLSFGDFENDNKPYLAISAPLQDLTGKVYLLPWDQVQSLYSIKSKHILNIKKTEPVMGMKGKYLDKILLDSKTFLLISEPGSNSVSFYNNGRVHLTITDDSPFVHQLKIGGVGHIDDDRIPDLVLRSEYYGDKETGKLIIVPSSSFMEYIAKNGLSKDEKEKNLNLADLHTISLNGSPYSYPYQHFGSAVAITDRYLYVAIQNLGIVYAYQLTGLSQDSLPKYYIKQQKIYLNKKGSSRVFKLENSKTHRMFGKVIKSWEYNGQVYIAVSQHLLNKVFIYKENGPTLQFLIELKLFTLSETFPMSVEFGNQFEYCKSSNVIYISAPGSFDNLGAIWKISMADLIKEIEEKHSRSIIMRSLRYLHMINPQYNSSGYSNFGKSLLVNDEGTLFIGVPNFNYGHLYSNQLTGEVIIDQK is encoded by the coding sequence ATGTCTAAAcgattaaaaatattcctCTTTCCATTATACTACCTTATATATCTGGCAAATTTAGCAGATTGTGCTGGAGTTATTTCGCATCTAACATTTTTAGCAAGAGCCACTCCAAAgtattttgaagaatacTCTCCTTGGTATAAAGCAGGTGCCTTTTTCCCAGATGCTCTTTATTCCTGTAACAACAATAAGCAATGGACTGATTTTGCAGAAGCTAGCCATTGGCCgccttttttattaaatgggATAAAACTTTGGAAAGCTAAATATGGGTATAATGAACAAGTTCGAAGTTCACAGgattctaaaaaattacaagcTTTTTTAACCGGTGTCTTGACACATCAAATTTCTGACACGTCGTGGCATTCCTTAGTGGATAACTATAGAGACCATGGCCTAATCAAAGTTTTAAGTGAACTTGAATTTCAGggtaatattgataaagcTCATAATTTTGTGGATTTTTTTGGAGATTTTGTTGAATTGAATAGTGTTATTCGTAAAATTGATCAAGAAAATTGGGATCATTATACTAATACAAACTGGTCTTTACCAAAGGAGAATGATATAatggaattattagatatgAACGGACTTTCCCGAAAACAGATTAcatataatgaattaaaaatgtgTGTAATTCAACGAGGTTTGGTTGCCTCAAAAAGTGAAATGTTAACTGTTTCAAACAAAAACCATTTACCCTTAAAATTAGCATATAATTCTTGCCCAAGgataagaaattttttgcAAGATCATTGGATGGGAGGTGGATTGGATATTATTTCCATGATTAGAAATTGTGTAACccaatttgaattattattccgTACTGAATTTATAGAAGACTCGCAATTTCTCGATACGATACAATTTTGCCAGAATTTGCCAACGGTTCATAATAATGAAGCTTCTTCATTTCATATTACAACTGCcttaaataatagaatcCATATATCACCTGATAACTTAGAACCTTCTAATTTTGGAGAAAGTTTATCATTTggtgattttgaaaatgataataagcCATATTTGGCTATCAGTGCCCCTTTGCAGGATTTAACGGGGAAAGTTTACCTTTTACCATGGGATCAAGTTCAAAGCCTATATAGCATAAAATCTAAgcatatattaaatattaaaaagacGGAACCTGTTATGGGGATGAAGGGGAAATATTTGGACAAAATTTTGTTGGATTCCAAAACCTTTTTGCTAATATCAGAACCAGGTTCTAATTCAGTTTCATTCTATAATAATGGTAGAGTTCATCTTACAATTACTGATGATAGCCCTTTTGTacatcaattaaaaattggtGGAGTAGGTCATATAGATGATGATAGAATACCAGATTTAGTTTTAAGATCTGAATATTATGGTGATAAGGAAACAGGAAAACTGATCATTGTACCATCTAGCAGTTTTATGGAATATATTGCAAAAAATGGTCTAAGCAAAGATgagaaggaaaaaaatctaaatttaGCAGATTTACATACTATATCATTAAATGGATCACCTTATTCATATCCTTATCAGCATTTTGGTTCAGCAGTAGCTATAACAGATAGGTATTTATACGTTgcaattcaaaatttaggAATTGTATATGCCTATCAGCTAACTGGGTTATCACAGGATTCTTTACccaaatattatattaagcaacaaaaaatatatttgaataaaaaaggTTCTTCACGCGTATTTAAActtgaaaattcaaaaacCCATAGAATGTTTGGCAAAGTTATAAAATCATGGGAATATAATGGCCAAGTTTATATTGCAGTATCACAGCATTTACTTAATAAAGTTTTCatttataaagaaaatggGCCTACCctacaatttttaatagaattaaaacTTTTTACATTATCAGAAACTTTTCCTATGAGTGTAGAATTTGGAAatcaatttgaatattgtAAAAGCTCAAATGTTATTTATATCTCAGCACCTGGCTCTTTTGATAATCTAGGTgcaatttggaaaatatcaATGGCTGacttaataaaagaaatagagGAGAAGCATTCTAGGTCCATCATAATGAGATCTCTGAGATATTTACATATGATTAATCCTCAATATAATTCCTCTGGTTATTCgaattttggaaaaagtTTATTAGTAAATGATGAAGGAACTTTATTTATCGGTGTTCCAAACTTTAATTATGGTCACTTATATTCTAATCAATTAACTGGAGAGGTAATTATTGATCAAAAATAg
- the TBLA0D05670 gene encoding uncharacterized protein (similar to Saccharomyces cerevisiae MRS3 (YJL133W) and MRS4 (YKR052C); ancestral locus Anc_1.219), whose product MATTKEGNPTDYLAHMSELDSPVEVEDYESMPSTAPLSSQLMAGAFAGIMEHMVMFPVDSLKTRIQSSSSPLKLMSSNISTQLKNIIHTQGYLAPWKGVQAILVGAGPAHAIYFATYEACKSRLIKENDTGYHPFKIALCGATATTVSDFLFNPFDTVKQRLQLNYNGRIWNMTKTIYQNEGLAAFYYSYPTTIAMDIPFAAFNFVIYESTTKFFNPTNSYNPFIHCLCGGISGATCAAITTPLDCIKTILQVRGSETLGSGQLKKASTMTEAAKAIYSVRGWKGFVRGMKPRVIANMPATAISWTAYECAKHFLMRGSTTPEEESLV is encoded by the coding sequence atgGCTACTACAAAAGAGGGAAATCCCACAGACTATTTGGCTCATATGTCAGAATTAGACTCTCCTGTCGAAGTGGAGGACTATGAATCTATGCCATCCACGGCACCACTGTCATCTCAGTTGATGGCAGGTGCATTTGCTGGGATCATGGAACATATGGTGATGTTTCCCGTGGATTCATTAAAGACTCGAATACAATCCTCTTCGAGTCCCTTAAAATTGATGTCTTCTAATATCAGCAcacaattaaaaaatattatacatACCCAAGGGTATTTAGCCCCTTGGAAAGGTGTTCAAGCCATCTTAGTTGGTGCTGGCCCAGCCCATGCGATTTATTTTGCTACTTACGAAGCTTGCAAGAGCAGATTAATTAAGGAGAATGATACGGGGTATCATCCCTTTAAAATTGCATTATGTGGTGCAACTGCTACTACTGTATctgattttcttttcaatcCCTTTGATACTGTCAAACAAAGATTACAACTGAATTATAATGGTAGGATATGGAATATGACAAAGACTATATATCAAAATGAAGGGTTAGCTgcattttattattcttatccAACAACAATCGCTATGGATATTCCATTTGCAGCATTCAACTTCGTCATTTATGAATCTACTACCAAGTTTTTCAATCCAACAAACTCTTATAATCCTTTCATTCATTGTCTTTGTGGTGGGATTAGTGGTGCAACCTGTGCGGCTATTACTACCCCATTGGATTGTATTAAAACCATTCTACAAGTAAGGGGTAGTGAAACCCTTGGATCAGGCCAATTGAAAAAGGCAAGCACAATGACCGAAGCTGCTAAAGCTATTTACTCAGTAAGAGGCTGGAAAGGCTTTGTTCGTGGGATGAAACCAAGGGTCATTGCAAACATGCCTGCAACAGCTATTTCTTGGACTGCTTATGAATGTGCTAAGCATTTCTTAATGAGAGGCAGTACTACACCTGAAGAAGAATCATTagtttga
- the LCB3 gene encoding sphinganine kinase LCB3 (similar to Saccharomyces cerevisiae LCB3 (YJL134W) and YSR3 (YKR053C); ancestral locus Anc_1.217), which produces MSRSGSKEKPDILTQEKELIKSKLSATTLSTTSSVDDILTSSDSITKLSSKLHSSTSDIAEEKIEKPLDYGKMDIYQLLDPGNHGGEHFKEKMSPFRYAFREYLTRYTNTQSEMLYRWQVKYRTPTRDKFFAYTSLMGSHTFFVVFLPVPLWVGHYHLCMDMVYVLGYSLYISGYLKDYWCLPRPRAPPLERISLSEYTTKEYGAPSSHTANATAVSLWLFLTLYLTDAFSVPMKLFLVFLILAYYFTLVLGRLYCGMHGVLDLASGAIIGVITFFGRLIIKYAGPMLKIDLTDHVWYPIFSVSFGLVLLFKHVRPIDFCPCYEDSVAFIGVVCGLEFSNWLIRYKDFQTVFQLNDNHEWYFIPAKIIVGVICVLIWKYVIAKPVIYGILIHIFRFEDYHVETIKSEGTIDSINKTEEFECELHYDIPKLDVYGRFFIYAGVPSTVFLVCPIVYYYLDLV; this is translated from the coding sequence ATGAGTAGGTCAGGCTCAAAAGAAAAGCCAGATATACTTACTCAAGAAAaggaattaattaaatcaaaattatcagCAACTACCCTCTCAACTACTTCGAGTGTAGATGATATCTTGACTTCATCTGATTCAATTACCAAattatcttcaaaattaCATTCAAGTACTTCAGATATTgctgaagaaaaaattgaaaaaccATTAGATTATGGGAAAATGGATatatatcaattattagatCCTGGAAACCATGGTGGTGAACATTTTAAGGAAAAAATGTCACCTTTCAGGTATGCATTCAGAGAATATTTGACGCGCTATACAAATACACAATCTGAAATGTTATATAGATGGCAAGTTAAATATCGTACTCCAACAAgagataaattttttgcCTACACTTCATTAATGGGTTCTCATACATTCTTCGTTGTCTTTTTACCCGTACCATTATGGGTTGGCCATTATCATTTATGTATGGATATGGTATATGTCTTGGGATATTCATTGTATATCAGCggttatttaaaagattattgGTGTTTGCCAAGACCAAGAGCTCCACCTTTAGAAAGAATATCATTAAGTGAATATACTACAAAAGAATATGGTGCACCATCATCACACACAGCTAATGCTACTGCAGTAAGTTTATGGTTATTTTTAACATTATATTTAACAGACGCATTTTCGGTTCCAATGAAACTATTTTTAGTGTTTCTAATACTTGcatattattttactttagTCCTTGGAAGATTATATTGTGGTATGCATGGTGTTTTAGATTTGGCTTCAGGTGCAATAATTGGGGTTATTACCTTTTTTGGTAGATTAATCATCAAATATGCAGGTCCCATGTTAAAGATTGATTTAACAGATCATGTTTGGTATCCAATCTTTTCAGTTTCCTTTGGattagttttattatttaaacatGTAAGGCCAATCGACTTTTGCCCATGCTATGAAGATAGTGTCGCATTTATTGGTGTCGTTTGTGGAttagaattttcaaattggtTAATAAGATATAAAGATTTCCAAACTGTTTTCCAATTAAATGACAATCATGAATGGTATTTCATTCCTGCTAAGATTATCGTTGGTGTCATCTGTGTTTTGATTTGGAAGTATGTAATTGCTAAGCCTGTGATCTATGGTATTTTAATCCACATCTTTAGATTTGAAGATTATCATGTCGAAACGATCAAGTCTGAAGGTACTATTGATAGTATCAACAAGactgaagaatttgaatgtGAATTGCATTATGATATACCAAAATTAGATGTTTATGGTAGATTCTTCATCTACGCAGGTGTTCCATCCACAGTTTTCTTGGTTTGCCCcattgtatattattatttggatttagTATAG